DNA sequence from the Nicotiana tomentosiformis chromosome 3, ASM39032v3, whole genome shotgun sequence genome:
GCACATGAAACACTCAACCCATCAATAATAAATCTTTTTTACAAAGTTTCTCATCTAATAAGATTCTCATCATGACATTTCCGCTAAAATTATCAATTGTAATGGTTGATATTCCCGGTTCAAGAATTCACTAATACAAACAATTAAGCAATACATAACACAAAGTAGCCTTACCGTATGGAGAAGGAATATGAAAGCTCATAAAATGGCTTTGACGTCTCCATGAATCCTTaataaaatgtcagataatagccaCAAACCCTTTTTGTTGTTACATACAGTCCACATATCAATTGTTATTGCACTTCTACTAGTGGTGCTTTTCAGTAACTTAGAAGTTTTTTATTTCACATTGTCAATAATATTCGGAATGTCAATCATGATTGTATTCGTTCAAACCGTTTTGAACAATGGCCAAAGACTAGCAACAAACTTCCTAAATCCCACATGATCAACAATGGGCAATGGATACTCAGAAAAAATGATGGCATGAACATGTTCTCTACGTGAAACATCTTGATCAAAATAATTTTGTTGGCTACCATTATCAGCCCCCAACTACCCTTACTATCCAAGTTTTGTCGCTTATTAGGACATCTAGCAATATGGTCTAATATCTAGCTTGTCCCACTTTTCCTAGTTGTCATGATACGAGTATTACAATACTAACAATCACCAAAGAAAACACCATTGATCATCAGCAATCTAAAATGTTGTGCTTTAAaagtcaatttcttatttttagttCCAATAACTTTGTTAGCTTGAGTCGGTCTTTGGCTCTCATCTTCAATGGGAAAAGTACTAGAAGATGAAACCATTGAATTTTCTTCATCTTGAGACTCCATACTTATCTATAAACACATAAACACAAGAAAAGAGAATTTAATAATGACAATCAAATTAACAACCCCATTCAACCATATAACGAACTTCGACACAACCTCTGATTCAAATACACTCAATAATGACAATCAAATTAACAACAATCTATGCAAATCCAGAAAAATATTACTTACTTGGAaaccaaaaaattaaaaatctttgAGTTAAGGCAGTCAACAAGAAATAAAAAAATGCAGGGTTTCTTCCAAGTTCGTTCCTGAGACAAATACAAGATCAGCTTCACGGTTTTAGCAGCCAACTTCAGCTTCTGCTCAACAATTTGTTGGTTGTATGTTTGTTGTTTGCATTTTGTGTATTTTCATGATAGTgaatgcatgtataaataatttaATGGTTTAACCCAAACAATCAAAGAGGCACAAAAGAGATCCTAGATGATGAAAGCCTAACATCTCTCGTCAGAAACAATTGTGGATTCAAACAAGTTAGATTCGGAAAATTTTCTGTAATAATAGGAAAAAGAAGAACGAAGTAGTAGAGTTAGACTATTACCAGCAAGACAGCGAGATGGCGAGACCAAAGGCAAAGAGGGATGGAGAAACCAGAGAGCAGAGAGAGAATGAGACTGTGAGAGTCGAGAACAGTGCAGCTGTAATAGGCAAAAATCTACGGAGACCAGAGAAACAGAGAAGGAAGTAGTAGGTCTAGATGTGTAGTTCAAAAGAAAGGGGTCTTAACCCGCAACCGCTTTGCCCTCTCTGATTTTAAGAAAATTGTTTGCCCCCGCACCGCCCCCGCACCGCACCGCATTCATACTTCACCTCATTTAACCCGCACCACCCCATTGCCATCCCTAACGATATGTTTTATCCCATCCTCCCATTGGGCAGAAAATTCAGCAAGACTGGAATTCTTTTACCAGTAGTCTCCATATGGATATACCCAATAAATCATCAAACTGAGCTGTGCCTCTTGCAACTGATTCTCCTTCACAGCTCTACCTTGGGAACATGGGTCAGCTCTGACAGCCAGCAGAGTTCCATGGATTTTCACTTGAATATGCTTTCTAAGGATGTGCAGAGTAGTTCATAAGCCAAAGCTAGTTGTCCTAGCagcattttctttctttttttcacttCTCATCCATGTCAAACAAGACACACAACCTAAAAATCAGGAATATAAGTACATTACCTGATCCTTACTGCTAATTCCACTACATTTTGCTATAACCTTCTCTGTTTCATGGATAAGATCAGGACCAATCCAGCTTTTTCCGGATTCCTTTACAATGGCCCGTTCGTTTATCATCTCTCTTACACTTCTTGCATCTTCCCACCTTCCTGCCGATGCATACAAGTTCgaaaggatcacataagttccaGAATTTTCTGGCTCTATCTTTAAAAGTTGTTTGGCTACAATTTCACCAATATCAACACACAGGTGAGCCCAGCAAGCACCTAAAAGTGAACCCAGAATTGCAGCAGTTGGTGGAAAAGGCATCTCTCTGATGAATTGAAAGGCCCTTTCTACTTGGCCAGCTCGACTTAGCAAATCAACCACACAACCATAGTGCTCAATGCTAACCTCGACCCTGTCTTTGCCAATACTTATTTCATTGAAAATCTGTACACCTTTATCCTCCATTCCTCCGTGGCTGCAACCAGATAACACAGCCAAAAGAGTGATGCCATCAGGCTTGATCTTGTTTTCTTCTCTCATCATTTCAAAGAGCTCAACTACCTCTTTTCCCATCCCATGTTTACTGTAACCAACAAGCATGGCATTCCAGGAGCTCACAGTTTTTTCAGACATTTGATTGAATACCCTCCTTGAATAAGCGAGGTTTCCACACTTCGAGTACATATCAACGAGAGAATTCTGAAGCACCGCGTAGAAGGGTAGTTCCAATCGAATAATATGGGCATGCAATTGTCTACCTAGTTCCACTGCAGCAAGTCCAGATAAGGCCGTTaatacactagcatatgtaacatAGTTGGAAGACATTCCCTCTGCTTGTAACTTGCGGAAAAGCTCTAGTGCCTCTTCATCTAGTCCCTGTTGAGCGTAGCCTGAGATTATAGCAGTACAAGAGACAACATCTCTTTCTGGCAGGCGTTCAAAAACATCTCGAGCATCATGGACTTTGCCAGCTTTGGCATACATATCAAGGAGTGAGCTTCCCACATATATATGTGATTCAAAAGGGCTCTTGACCACAAGACAATGGACTTGTCTCCCAAAATGAAACCCAACGGCACCAATACATGATGTAAGCACGGTTGCAAATGTAAACTCATTTGGCTCAGTACCTGCAAACTTTTCTGGTTATAATCTACTCAAAGGAGGAAAAAAAAAGGTTACTCAGTAAATGAAGCTGTAAAGAGTGAACCTAATGGTTTACCTTACTTTCTAACCTTAAGAAATACAATAAAATGCAAGTAATTGTTTAAAATCATCTTACAAGACCAACTGAATAATTCTAAGGAAGAAAGAACTTTTTTA
Encoded proteins:
- the LOC104108467 gene encoding putative pentatricopeptide repeat-containing protein At3g13770, mitochondrial; the protein is MAPTFPKNMVRKTTLFFCTMKHVFSSIMKKSSFYHQTPTFFCSCPSSTSTLVALSSDGLLSEALFEMAKRGLEVKFKEYDTLLNQCINQRAIREGQRVHTHMIKTHYQPPVYLRTRLIVFYIKCELLDDARWVFDEMPERNVVSWTALISGYSQKGYVSEALHLFVQMLRSGTEPNEFTFATVLTSCIGAVGFHFGRQVHCLVVKSPFESHIYVGSSLLDMYAKAGKVHDARDVFERLPERDVVSCTAIISGYAQQGLDEEALELFRKLQAEGMSSNYVTYASVLTALSGLAAVELGRQLHAHIIRLELPFYAVLQNSLVDMYSKCGNLAYSRRVFNQMSEKTVSSWNAMLVGYSKHGMGKEVVELFEMMREENKIKPDGITLLAVLSGCSHGGMEDKGVQIFNEISIGKDRVEVSIEHYGCVVDLLSRAGQVERAFQFIREMPFPPTAAILGSLLGACWAHLCVDIGEIVAKQLLKIEPENSGTYVILSNLYASAGRWEDARSVREMINERAIVKESGKSWIGPDLIHETEKVIAKCSGISSKDQVMYLYS